The nucleotide sequence AAAAAACTTGCTGATGCCCGTGCGGCTTTAGCGGAGTTAAAGGGCAGATTACCGATTATACCTAATCCACTCATGTTAATAAACACACTGGTTCTGCAGGAAGCAAAGGACAGTTCGACAATAGAAAATATATTTACTACTAATGACGCTCTCTATAAAGCATTCTCATCAAATTTAACTAATGATATATCTACGAAAGAAGTTCTCCGTTATCGTGAGGCTTTGTGGAATGCATTTACAAAAATGAAAAAGCCTTCTGATTATTCTGAGAAACTAGCTGTTGAAATCTTCCGGACAATTACGGATAAGAAAGAAGAAATCAGAAAGGTGCAAGTGTATATAGGAAGCAAAGACCATATAGTTTATACGCCGCCATCATACGGAAATATCCTGAAGGAAAAATTAAATAATTGGTTTGATATTGCTCTTAAAGATAAAAGTGTTGACCCTCTCATTAAAATGGCGATTCTTCATTATCAATTTGAAGCCATTCATCCTTTCAGCGATGGGAACGGAAGAACGGGAAGAGTTCTGAATGTATTGTATCTCTGCAAAGAAAAGCTGATTGACCTGCCGGTAATCTATTTATCAAAGTTTATTCTCGACAATAAAAATGATTACTACAAATTATTAAGAGATGTTACTGAAAATAAAAAATGGGAAAGCTGGATTCTTTTTATGCTCGGTGGAGTAAATGAAACCGCAAAACTCACGCTGAACAAAGTGAATTCAATTTATGGAGAATATCTTTCTGTAATTGAAAAAGTAAAAGAAAAAGCGCCGGATATTTATACCCGCGAATTAATTGAAATAATTTTCAACCAGCCGTACTGTAAAATTGCAATCCTTGAAGAAAAGAAAATTGCATCGCGTAATACTGCAAGTAAGTATCTCCGAAGACTGGAAGAACTTGGCATACTTGTTTCAGAAATCGTTGGCAGGGAAACACTCTATAAAAATATTTTGCTCTTCAACATTTTATCTTCAAAATAAAAGTCCTGCGTAAAATCTAAACAAAATTGTGCACGTCAATAACTATATGCACAACGGTTGTGCAAGAGTTTCCTGATATGCACAAATAATTATCATTATTGTGCAAGTAAAACAGAAATGCACAGATTTTGTGCATATTTCTTATGATGGATTGATAATAGAGAATTAAAAAGCGGGCTGCAGAAAACCCGCTTTTACAGTGTGCAGAAATTTATTTGATTCTGGTGTACTTGATTTCCATCATTTTCATTTCGGGTCTTCCTCCTTCTTCCATATACATTGTGAACAAAGATTCATCATC is from Ignavibacteriota bacterium and encodes:
- a CDS encoding Fic family protein, coding for MSFVKEKPYNKLPLLLPDKNNWETIDVYKKLADARAALAELKGRLPIIPNPLMLINTLVLQEAKDSSTIENIFTTNDALYKAFSSNLTNDISTKEVLRYREALWNAFTKMKKPSDYSEKLAVEIFRTITDKKEEIRKVQVYIGSKDHIVYTPPSYGNILKEKLNNWFDIALKDKSVDPLIKMAILHYQFEAIHPFSDGNGRTGRVLNVLYLCKEKLIDLPVIYLSKFILDNKNDYYKLLRDVTENKKWESWILFMLGGVNETAKLTLNKVNSIYGEYLSVIEKVKEKAPDIYTRELIEIIFNQPYCKIAILEEKKIASRNTASKYLRRLEELGILVSEIVGRETLYKNILLFNILSSK